A section of the Papio anubis isolate 15944 chromosome 4, Panubis1.0, whole genome shotgun sequence genome encodes:
- the LOC101004413 gene encoding uncharacterized protein LOC101004413: protein MEVGRNWGGGAGQGGLRPSPLKSARPRASLRSPARLAGEAPRTGGEAALNRNDLVWSGLAPSLLPRPLLSLSFSDGLVFAAVPDQENPSRGQLSPRTTTEVGSGPKDRCHLKQATVVRLQYAGRTSSRSTLLPLGGRLTPAWECDCGKASLLQL from the exons ATGGAGGTCGGACGGAACTGGGGAGGGGGcgctggccagggtggtctcaggCCCTCCCCACTAAAGTCAGCTCGACCCAGGGCCTCTCTGCGCAGCCCAGCGCGGCTTGCCGGAGAGGCTCCTAGGACCGGAGGGGAAGCCGCTCTGAACCGGAATGATCTGGTTTGGAGCGGGTtggctccctccctgctcccccgcccactgctctccctctccttcagcGACGGGCTGGTTTTTGCCGCAGTCCCTGACCAAG AAAACCCTTCCAGGGGGCAGCTCAGCCCGCGGACAACCACAGAGGTGGGATCTGGCCCCAAAGACAGGTGTCACCTGAAACAGGCCACTGTTGTCCGGCTGCAGTATGCTGGGAGGACCAGCTCCCGCTCCACCCTGCTCCCCCTGGGAGGAAGGTTGACCCCTGCGTGGGAGTGTGACTGTGGAAAGGCATCCTTGCTGCAGCTGTGA